A genome region from Constrictibacter sp. MBR-5 includes the following:
- a CDS encoding sulfotransferase domain-containing protein, producing the protein MTGFVWIASYPRSGNTWLRLALGALLDPGQAHAGDAHARFAPNASQRSDIEEALDVETGDLTPAEMEALRPVAYRTLAALSRRPLFRKVHDACIDAVAGTPLFPPDATLATLYMVRDPRDVAVSWAHFAGIGLEEAVRFLCDAGATLRPAAGRPPLDLPQRLLCWSGHVRSWLDAPGRRCCLLRYEDMVADPAAILGRAAAHAGIAATAETLDRAVAATRFDALRAHEARQGFDGGQSPGSAFFRSGRAGGWRTALPPDLEARIVAAHGPAMEALGYLAEAGERPCWLTAAAVGK; encoded by the coding sequence ATGACGGGCTTCGTCTGGATCGCCTCCTATCCCAGATCCGGAAACACCTGGCTGCGGCTCGCACTGGGCGCCCTGCTCGACCCGGGACAGGCGCACGCCGGGGACGCCCATGCTCGCTTCGCGCCGAACGCCAGCCAGCGCAGCGACATCGAGGAGGCGCTGGACGTCGAGACCGGGGACCTGACGCCGGCGGAGATGGAGGCACTGCGCCCGGTCGCCTACCGCACCCTGGCCGCACTGTCGCGGCGGCCCCTGTTCCGCAAGGTGCACGACGCCTGCATCGATGCCGTCGCGGGCACGCCGCTGTTCCCACCGGACGCGACGCTCGCCACCCTCTACATGGTCCGCGACCCGCGCGACGTGGCCGTCTCCTGGGCTCATTTCGCGGGCATCGGCCTGGAGGAGGCGGTACGCTTCCTCTGCGACGCGGGCGCCACGCTGCGTCCGGCGGCGGGCCGCCCGCCCCTCGACCTGCCGCAGCGCCTGCTGTGCTGGAGCGGCCATGTGCGCAGCTGGCTGGACGCGCCGGGCCGCCGCTGCTGCCTGCTGCGCTATGAGGACATGGTGGCCGATCCCGCCGCGATCCTGGGCCGCGCCGCGGCCCATGCGGGCATCGCCGCGACCGCGGAAACGCTCGACCGTGCCGTGGCGGCCACCCGCTTCGACGCGTTGCGTGCGCACGAGGCGCGGCAGGGTTTCGACGGCGGCCAGTCGCCCGGCTCCGCCTTCTTCCGGTCCGGACGGGCGGGCGGCTGGCGGACCGCCCTGCCGCCCGACCTGGAGGCGCGCATCGTCGCCGCACATGGTCCGGCCATGGAAGCGCTCGGTTACCTGGCGGAGGCCGGCGAACGGCCTTGTTGGCTCACGGCTGCTGCGGTAGGTAAGTAA
- a CDS encoding LLM class flavin-dependent oxidoreductase gives MPVRIVGMIGVSPPQSDTSLVIIEGAITPDFIADFARAHEAAGYDMALVGYSSSSAEGFLVALHAAQRTERLSFLIAHRPGFVSPTLFARKVATFDHLTGGRVALHIITGKTDAEQEGDGDFTPKDERYRRAREYLHLVKRTWTTQEPFDFAGDFYRVRGASSDVHPLQQPHPTIMFGGASEGALEMGAAECDVFAIYAEPRATTAERIAAFRARAAAHGRTVGFNMSVRPIIAPTEGEAWDKAQRILAGMGGKLGWARQESEGVRAPVDNAGRRQFAFAQEKDIHDERLWMGITRATGALGNTSCLVGTPEQVADAILAYYRLGIGSFLMRGFDPVADTTEFGRELIPRIKAGAAAIDAETA, from the coding sequence ATGCCCGTCCGTATCGTCGGCATGATCGGCGTTTCGCCGCCGCAGAGCGACACGAGCCTCGTCATCATCGAGGGCGCCATCACGCCCGATTTCATCGCCGATTTCGCGCGGGCGCACGAGGCGGCCGGCTACGACATGGCGCTGGTGGGATATTCCTCCTCCTCGGCCGAGGGTTTCCTGGTGGCGCTGCACGCCGCCCAGCGGACCGAGCGGCTGTCGTTCCTGATCGCGCACCGGCCGGGCTTCGTCTCGCCGACGCTGTTTGCGCGCAAGGTGGCGACCTTCGACCACCTGACCGGCGGGCGCGTGGCGCTGCATATCATCACCGGCAAGACCGACGCCGAGCAGGAGGGCGACGGCGACTTCACGCCGAAGGACGAGCGCTACCGCCGCGCCCGGGAGTATCTGCACCTGGTCAAGCGCACCTGGACGACGCAGGAGCCGTTCGATTTCGCCGGCGATTTCTACCGCGTGCGCGGCGCCAGTTCGGACGTGCATCCGCTCCAGCAGCCGCACCCGACCATCATGTTCGGCGGCGCCTCGGAGGGCGCACTGGAGATGGGGGCGGCGGAGTGCGACGTGTTCGCCATCTATGCCGAGCCGCGCGCCACCACGGCGGAGCGCATCGCGGCGTTCCGCGCCCGCGCCGCCGCCCACGGCCGCACCGTCGGATTCAACATGTCGGTCCGCCCGATCATCGCGCCGACCGAGGGCGAGGCCTGGGACAAGGCGCAACGCATCCTCGCCGGCATGGGCGGCAAGCTCGGCTGGGCGCGGCAGGAGAGCGAGGGCGTGCGCGCCCCCGTCGACAATGCCGGCCGGCGCCAGTTCGCCTTCGCCCAGGAGAAGGACATCCACGACGAGCGCCTGTGGATGGGCATCACCCGCGCCACCGGGGCGCTCGGCAACACCTCCTGCCTGGTGGGCACGCCGGAGCAGGTGGCGGACGCGATCCTCGCCTACTACCGCCTCGGCATCGGCTCCTTCTTGATGCGCGGCTTCGACCCCGTCGCCGACACCACCGAATTCGGCCGCGAACTGATCCCGCGCATCAAGGCGGGTGCGGCGGCGATCGACGCGGAGACGGCGTAG
- a CDS encoding serine kinase — translation MDSPVFASMTIGGAPPRGTIPTDDRFLCGWRVASALPLPDLLPWTGGDGPADLRIEVGPVPERLTDTVFDQPLLQVAADGTCRFQVPGVAAYLIDADARRVVVEPAMAPDAPDIRVFLYGTVLGLLCYRRGLVPLHASCVRIGGGAVAMAGASGMGKSTLAAALLRRGCPVLSDDVTVIDLASPDGPRVLPAFPRLKLWGDAMARMGFAVDGLERSRPELEKFHLPVETRFSRQSVPLRAVFHLTVGPGHEGGTTRRLHGPEAAAGIGRDLYRNGMMVRLGQSKRLLSAAVALTGIPDGIWTITHPHDAGCLDRSVAAILERMAA, via the coding sequence ATGGATTCTCCCGTGTTCGCCAGCATGACGATCGGCGGTGCGCCTCCCCGCGGCACGATCCCGACGGACGACCGCTTCCTCTGCGGCTGGCGCGTGGCGAGCGCCCTTCCCCTGCCGGACCTCCTGCCCTGGACGGGCGGCGACGGGCCGGCGGACCTGCGCATCGAGGTGGGCCCGGTGCCCGAGCGGCTGACCGATACGGTGTTCGACCAGCCGCTGCTGCAGGTCGCCGCCGACGGCACCTGCCGGTTCCAGGTGCCGGGGGTCGCGGCATATCTCATCGACGCCGACGCCCGTCGCGTCGTCGTCGAACCGGCGATGGCGCCGGACGCGCCGGACATCCGGGTATTCCTCTACGGCACGGTCCTCGGCCTCCTCTGCTATCGCCGCGGGCTCGTACCGCTGCACGCCAGCTGCGTGCGGATCGGCGGCGGGGCCGTGGCGATGGCCGGCGCGTCCGGCATGGGCAAGTCGACTCTCGCCGCGGCGCTGCTGCGACGCGGTTGTCCGGTGCTGTCGGACGACGTGACCGTCATCGACCTCGCCTCCCCCGACGGTCCGCGCGTGCTCCCCGCCTTTCCGCGCCTGAAGCTGTGGGGCGACGCGATGGCGCGGATGGGGTTCGCCGTCGACGGGCTGGAACGCAGCCGGCCGGAACTGGAGAAGTTCCACCTGCCGGTCGAGACCCGGTTCTCCCGCCAGTCCGTCCCGCTCAGGGCGGTGTTTCACCTCACCGTCGGGCCGGGGCACGAGGGCGGTACGACGCGGCGCCTGCACGGGCCGGAGGCGGCGGCCGGGATCGGGCGCGACCTCTACCGCAACGGCATGATGGTGCGGCTCGGCCAGTCGAAACGGCTGCTTTCGGCAGCGGTCGCCCTGACGGGAATCCCGGACGGGATCTGGACGATCACCCATCCGCACGACGCCGGCTGTCTCGATCGCTCGGTCGCGGCGATCCTGGAGCGGATGGCGGCATGA
- a CDS encoding asparagine synthase-related protein: MARTLSAIPGKQMRSGPVRMVAGAVHDDADGSILSLQGRIDNAQDLRRSLADLHGPADDDAALVLHALRRWGPDAPARLRGSFAFAAWDARTEQLLLAGEALGQRTVFHARVQGMLLFATDLRSLLALPGMPRDLDEAYLAAFLSDVVPEPDATLYAAIRRVPAASILSFGRDDAVSVHQYWHPDWGRRIRHRRDETYVEEARALLDQAVRRQMYGPGPVVCQLSGGLDSAAVAATAARLCAPAVVHALTVAPPDGVPRREHTSAISDERPGAAAVASLYPNMAWQAVCSSTIHALDENPQRLFLSLGMPARNVMNLGWFAPSMDRARALGARAVLGGFFGNMTLSWDGRSGLAGMARSGRWARLWREASALARTEGRSTGTVLRRHALKPLLPPRAQRWLDDRRRQLPPESERFSAIHPDFARATRIGERRLEGGHDWLGDTVTMRRRWLSRIQTLPPVMGPMGEVFGVELRDPTADLDLLDYCFAVPDAQYLRNGTTRWLARRVLADRLPAAVLNETRRGIQCPEFMHRMTLQRDAIVEGVEALERSPLTARILDVARMKRLAADWPAHPAEAGAGEYGAVLYRGLHVGQFLRWLEGGNR, translated from the coding sequence ATGGCCCGCACCCTCTCCGCCATTCCGGGGAAGCAGATGCGTTCGGGGCCGGTCCGCATGGTCGCCGGCGCCGTGCACGACGATGCCGACGGCTCCATCCTCTCCCTGCAAGGCCGGATCGACAACGCCCAAGACCTGCGGCGCAGCCTCGCCGACCTCCACGGCCCCGCCGACGACGATGCGGCCCTGGTGCTGCACGCATTGCGCCGCTGGGGGCCGGACGCGCCGGCCCGTCTCCGGGGAAGCTTCGCGTTCGCCGCCTGGGACGCCCGGACGGAACAGCTGCTGCTCGCCGGCGAGGCGCTCGGCCAGCGCACCGTGTTCCATGCACGCGTCCAGGGCATGCTACTCTTCGCGACCGACCTCCGCTCGCTGCTGGCGCTGCCCGGCATGCCGCGCGACCTGGACGAGGCCTATCTCGCCGCCTTCCTGTCCGACGTCGTGCCGGAACCCGACGCTACCCTCTACGCCGCTATCCGGCGGGTGCCGGCGGCCAGCATCCTGAGTTTCGGCCGCGACGACGCCGTGTCGGTCCACCAATACTGGCATCCGGACTGGGGCCGGCGTATCCGCCACCGGCGCGACGAGACCTATGTGGAAGAGGCCCGGGCGCTGCTGGACCAGGCCGTGCGGCGCCAGATGTACGGCCCCGGCCCCGTGGTCTGCCAGCTGAGCGGCGGCCTCGACTCGGCTGCGGTGGCCGCGACCGCCGCGCGGCTGTGCGCCCCCGCCGTCGTGCATGCGCTGACGGTCGCGCCGCCCGATGGCGTGCCCCGCCGGGAGCACACCTCCGCCATCAGCGACGAGCGGCCCGGCGCCGCCGCTGTCGCGAGCCTCTACCCGAACATGGCATGGCAGGCGGTTTGCTCGTCCACGATCCATGCCCTCGACGAGAACCCGCAGAGGCTGTTCCTGTCGCTGGGCATGCCGGCGCGCAACGTGATGAACCTGGGTTGGTTCGCCCCGTCGATGGATCGGGCGCGCGCGCTGGGCGCGCGGGCCGTGCTCGGCGGCTTCTTCGGCAACATGACCCTCAGCTGGGACGGGCGGTCCGGCCTCGCCGGCATGGCGCGGAGCGGCCGCTGGGCCCGGTTGTGGCGGGAGGCGTCGGCACTGGCGCGGACGGAGGGGCGCTCGACCGGCACGGTGCTGCGGCGGCATGCGCTGAAGCCGCTGCTGCCGCCGCGCGCGCAGCGCTGGCTCGACGATCGGCGCCGTCAGCTTCCACCCGAGTCCGAGCGCTTCAGCGCCATACACCCGGACTTCGCCCGCGCCACCCGCATCGGCGAGCGGCGGCTGGAGGGCGGCCACGACTGGCTCGGCGACACCGTCACCATGCGCCGCCGCTGGCTGAGCCGCATCCAGACCCTGCCGCCCGTAATGGGCCCGATGGGCGAGGTGTTCGGTGTCGAACTGCGCGATCCGACCGCCGACCTGGACCTTCTGGACTACTGCTTCGCCGTCCCCGACGCCCAGTATCTGCGGAACGGCACGACTCGCTGGCTCGCCCGGCGGGTCCTCGCCGACCGCCTGCCGGCAGCGGTTCTGAACGAGACGCGGCGCGGCATTCAGTGCCCGGAATTCATGCATCGCATGACGCTGCAGCGCGACGCGATCGTGGAAGGCGTGGAGGCATTGGAGCGCTCGCCGCTGACCGCGCGGATCCTGGATGTAGCCCGGATGAAGCGGCTCGCCGCCGACTGGCCGGCCCATCCCGCCGAAGCGGGCGCCGGAGAG